A part of Solibacillus sp. FSL H8-0538 genomic DNA contains:
- a CDS encoding ReoY family proteolytic degradation factor, translated as MTSSIPIIDKKTFVRWFLKNYQLKRREGVWILNYLLSNDALLENIHFVEEAHYCPRAIVMSSVESNGIPFRFYKGNIMTSDAEKSFHDLRLNPKEAMYMQLNFPNIPPSPYYLAVLEDNPFMPKYLHISEKDRVIAEQLLKNSMLVFQEEKILKEIDEALDSGDKERFFELSNLLQALKQSSK; from the coding sequence ATGACTTCTTCCATTCCAATTATCGACAAAAAAACCTTTGTCAGGTGGTTTCTTAAAAATTACCAACTTAAAAGAAGAGAAGGCGTGTGGATATTAAACTATTTATTAAGCAATGACGCTTTGCTAGAAAATATTCATTTTGTTGAGGAGGCACACTATTGCCCACGTGCAATTGTTATGTCCTCGGTCGAGAGCAATGGTATTCCATTCCGATTTTATAAAGGTAATATTATGACGTCAGACGCGGAAAAATCGTTTCATGATTTACGGTTAAATCCGAAAGAAGCCATGTATATGCAGCTTAATTTCCCAAACATCCCGCCAAGTCCTTACTATCTGGCTGTGTTAGAAGACAATCCATTTATGCCGAAATATTTGCATATAAGTGAAAAGGATCGCGTAATTGCTGAACAATTATTAAAAAATAGTATGCTCGTATTCCAAGAAGAGAAAATTTTAAAAGAAATAGACGAGGCATTGGATAGCGGAGACAAGGAAAGGTTTTTTGAGCTTTCCAATTTACTACAAGCACTAAAGCAGTCGTCAAAATAA
- the aroH gene encoding chorismate mutase, with the protein MIRGIRGATTIESDIPELVWSETVKLVQRVAEANNVSPENIASITISTTPDVKSAFPAKSVRLMEGWQYVPIMCMHEMDVPGALPLCIRVLLHVNIDTPQHEIHHIYLNEAVKLRPDLVR; encoded by the coding sequence ATGATTCGTGGCATTCGAGGTGCAACAACAATTGAATCGGATATACCAGAGCTAGTGTGGAGCGAGACAGTAAAGCTAGTACAGCGAGTTGCTGAGGCAAATAATGTATCGCCAGAAAATATTGCTTCAATTACGATTTCAACGACACCGGACGTGAAATCAGCGTTCCCGGCAAAATCAGTACGGTTAATGGAAGGCTGGCAGTACGTACCGATTATGTGCATGCATGAAATGGATGTACCAGGTGCATTGCCACTTTGCATCCGTGTCTTACTACACGTAAATATAGATACACCACAACATGAGATTCATCATATTTATTTAAATGAAGCGGTGAAATTACGACCTGATTTAGTGAGATAA
- a CDS encoding QcrA and Rieske domain-containing protein, which produces MSNNRVTRRQFLNYTLTGVGGFMAAGMLMPMVRFAIDPVLQTKADGDFVLTSQKIADITEAPTKVDFTFEQTDAWYKSEVTEAAWVYHDGSKIVALSPVCKHLGCTVNWEGDPEHANQFFCACHAGRYEKTGKNIAGTPPLGPLDEYEVAEKDGYLLLGKKIANTFS; this is translated from the coding sequence ATGAGTAATAATCGAGTAACACGACGTCAATTTCTAAACTACACTTTAACAGGTGTTGGTGGATTTATGGCGGCAGGTATGTTAATGCCAATGGTGCGTTTTGCAATTGACCCAGTTCTTCAAACGAAGGCTGATGGGGATTTTGTTTTAACAAGCCAAAAAATTGCAGATATTACAGAAGCGCCAACAAAAGTTGATTTTACGTTTGAGCAAACTGACGCTTGGTATAAATCTGAAGTAACAGAAGCTGCATGGGTATACCACGATGGTAGTAAAATTGTGGCACTATCACCAGTATGTAAGCATTTAGGTTGTACTGTAAACTGGGAAGGTGACCCAGAACATGCTAATCAATTCTTCTGTGCTTGTCACGCAGGTCGTTACGAGAAGACGGGGAAAAACATTGCAGGTACACCACCTCTTGGGCCGCTAGACGAGTATGAAGTGGCAGAAAAAGATGGTTATTTATTGCTTGGGAAAAAGATTGCAAACACTTTTAGTTAA
- a CDS encoding menaquinol-cytochrome c reductase cytochrome b/c subunit — MHRGKGMKFVGDSRVTTHNRMPNKPKDYSEYPGKTEAFWPDFLLKEWMVGAVFLIGYLLLTVAHPSPLEGPADPTNASYIPLPDWYFLSMYQLLKYTFASGPYNVIGAVIIPGLAFGALALVPFLDTTPERRPSKRPLPTAFMLLALASMIYLTWESVQATNWEAVDAQGVISDKDLGLLPDIEIDEASQGYEIYQAQASCIGCHGGDLAGVSGPMLLGNELTAEEVHEVIANGRGGMPAGAFSGTEEELQVLSEFIASLKVAE, encoded by the coding sequence ATGCATCGCGGAAAAGGGATGAAATTCGTAGGCGACTCGCGTGTTACGACTCATAATCGTATGCCGAACAAGCCTAAAGATTATTCCGAGTATCCAGGTAAAACAGAAGCTTTCTGGCCTGACTTCTTATTAAAAGAATGGATGGTTGGTGCTGTTTTCCTAATTGGGTACTTACTATTAACTGTCGCGCACCCTTCACCACTTGAAGGCCCGGCAGATCCAACAAATGCTTCTTATATTCCGTTACCGGACTGGTACTTCTTATCAATGTACCAATTATTAAAATATACATTTGCTTCAGGTCCATACAATGTTATTGGGGCTGTAATTATTCCAGGTTTAGCGTTTGGTGCTCTAGCATTAGTACCATTCTTAGATACGACGCCAGAACGTCGTCCATCTAAGCGCCCATTACCTACTGCATTTATGCTTTTAGCACTTGCATCTATGATTTACCTTACATGGGAATCAGTTCAGGCAACAAACTGGGAAGCTGTTGACGCGCAAGGTGTGATTTCTGATAAGGATTTAGGATTATTACCTGATATCGAAATTGATGAGGCTTCACAAGGTTATGAGATTTATCAAGCTCAAGCATCTTGTATTGGTTGTCACGGTGGCGATTTAGCTGGTGTATCTGGTCCAATGCTATTAGGCAATGAATTAACAGCTGAAGAAGTTCATGAAGTTATCGCAAACGGTCGTGGTGGTATGCCAGCAGGCGCGTTTAGCGGTACTGAAGAAGAGCTTCAGGTATTATCTGAATTCATCGCTAGCTTAAAAGTAGCTGAATAA
- the hisC gene encoding histidinol-phosphate transaminase — protein MKWKQQIHGMKAYQPGKPMEEVKRMFGLDEVVKLASNENPFGSSPKVKAFLQADAANHAIYPDGYAQTLRTAVANHYDVKESELIFGNGSDDLIAIITRALLYPGVNTVMADLSFSQYWHNAEIEGAEVRKVPLKDGKHDLDNMLDAIDENTSVVWVCNPNNPTGTIVSDEELSNFLAKVPEDVLVVLDEAYIEYVNDPAYKETIHYFREYSNLILLRTFSKAYGLASFRLGYGIAQADVIAKLDPVRAPFNNTILSQAVAIVGLSDQDYIKHCCEANEKGKAQYVAFCEKHGLHYFSSQTNFVLFEVKADSNVVFEEMMKRGFIIRSGAALGIQGYIRVTIGTEAQNAKFLTLLEEVLTEQGVFA, from the coding sequence ATGAAATGGAAACAACAAATTCATGGTATGAAAGCATATCAACCTGGTAAACCAATGGAAGAAGTAAAAAGAATGTTCGGATTAGACGAAGTAGTGAAGCTTGCATCAAATGAAAATCCATTTGGCAGCTCACCAAAAGTAAAAGCATTTTTACAAGCGGATGCTGCGAACCATGCGATTTATCCAGATGGCTACGCACAAACTCTACGTACAGCAGTGGCAAACCATTATGATGTAAAAGAATCAGAGCTTATTTTTGGCAATGGCTCGGACGATTTAATTGCGATTATTACACGTGCATTGTTGTATCCAGGCGTTAACACAGTTATGGCTGATTTATCATTCTCGCAATACTGGCACAACGCTGAAATTGAGGGCGCAGAAGTACGCAAAGTACCGTTAAAAGACGGCAAACATGATTTAGACAACATGCTTGATGCAATCGATGAAAATACGTCAGTTGTGTGGGTATGTAATCCCAATAACCCTACAGGTACAATCGTTTCAGACGAAGAATTAAGCAACTTTTTAGCAAAAGTACCAGAAGATGTGTTGGTTGTGTTAGATGAAGCCTATATCGAGTATGTCAATGATCCAGCGTATAAGGAAACAATTCATTATTTCCGTGAGTATTCAAATTTAATTTTATTACGTACATTCTCAAAAGCGTATGGTCTTGCATCATTCCGCTTAGGATACGGTATTGCGCAAGCGGATGTTATTGCGAAGCTAGATCCTGTACGAGCACCATTTAATAACACAATTTTAAGTCAGGCTGTTGCAATTGTCGGGTTATCTGACCAAGACTATATTAAACATTGTTGTGAAGCGAATGAAAAGGGGAAAGCGCAATACGTCGCATTTTGTGAAAAACACGGACTCCATTACTTCTCGTCTCAAACAAACTTTGTACTATTTGAAGTAAAAGCAGATAGCAACGTTGTATTTGAGGAAATGATGAAGCGAGGATTTATCATTCGCAGTGGTGCGGCACTTGGTATTCAAGGCTATATTCGTGTAACAATCGGAACAGAAGCTCAAAATGCAAAATTCCTAACGTTACTCGAAGAAGTTCTGACAGAGCAGGGTGTGTTTGCATGA
- a CDS encoding YpiF family protein, protein MIFNVKDVEQFQEQKQFIDTAIVPLVSLDLSNEGMKQSSSKVEYLMSLTAFVEHQFKGRLMLTPPFSYTDNTRNDTNPVQIKSELHAAGFKTVFFMTCDHYWTSKQNEIEVIWLPSIPLESMDKAVKQRILEDQLKQVIPILTKAWSQQ, encoded by the coding sequence ATGATTTTTAATGTTAAAGATGTAGAACAATTCCAAGAGCAAAAGCAATTTATCGACACAGCTATCGTACCACTGGTTAGCTTAGATTTATCAAACGAAGGCATGAAACAGAGCAGTTCTAAGGTAGAGTATTTAATGTCATTAACAGCATTTGTAGAGCACCAATTTAAAGGGCGTTTAATGTTAACTCCACCGTTTTCTTATACAGACAATACGCGAAACGATACAAATCCGGTTCAAATTAAATCCGAGCTGCATGCGGCCGGATTTAAAACTGTTTTTTTTATGACGTGTGACCATTATTGGACAAGTAAGCAAAATGAGATTGAAGTGATTTGGTTACCTTCAATACCGCTAGAATCAATGGATAAAGCAGTAAAACAGCGGATATTAGAAGATCAATTAAAACAAGTCATTCCGATTCTCACTAAAGCTTGGTCACAGCAATAG
- a CDS encoding prephenate dehydrogenase yields the protein MTRNVFVIGLGLIGGSIALALQKAPHTKVFGYDFHEKTRDLASTLKIVHEVVDNPLEAVEQADVIIFGTPVNATLDWMEQLKSWPLKRSVIVTDTGSTKGLIMDKAQELRDIGITFIGGHPMAGSHKSGVTAAKPYLLENAYYLLTPQVDEDPKRIDELEQLLKFTLGKLVKVDATEHDHMTAVVSHFPHIVAASLVHQLNREKNDFPMTTLLAAGGFRDITRIASSNPVLWRDITLQNRKELSGQLNTWLAEMTHVKELLEQGEETEIEQYFAVARDVRDELPISTGAFFMPFDLYVDIPDYPGVISEITGYLAEEHISIINIRIVETRVDVFGILVISFQNSDDRERAAKCIAHRANFETYIA from the coding sequence ATGACACGGAATGTTTTCGTCATCGGACTTGGACTTATTGGCGGTTCCATCGCTCTAGCTTTACAAAAAGCTCCGCATACGAAAGTGTTTGGCTATGACTTTCATGAAAAAACACGCGATTTGGCGAGCACATTAAAAATTGTGCACGAAGTTGTAGATAATCCACTAGAAGCTGTTGAACAAGCGGATGTTATTATTTTTGGGACCCCCGTAAATGCAACACTTGATTGGATGGAACAATTAAAATCTTGGCCCTTAAAGCGTTCTGTCATCGTTACAGATACCGGAAGCACAAAAGGGTTAATTATGGACAAAGCGCAGGAGCTTCGAGACATCGGCATTACATTTATCGGCGGACATCCTATGGCGGGCTCACATAAAAGTGGTGTGACCGCTGCCAAGCCGTATTTATTAGAAAATGCCTATTATTTGCTAACACCCCAAGTAGATGAGGATCCCAAAAGGATTGATGAACTGGAGCAACTGCTGAAGTTTACGCTTGGTAAGCTTGTTAAAGTAGATGCAACAGAGCATGATCATATGACGGCAGTCGTAAGTCATTTCCCACATATTGTGGCAGCTTCACTTGTTCATCAGCTAAACCGTGAAAAGAATGACTTTCCAATGACTACTTTACTTGCGGCAGGTGGATTTCGTGATATTACACGGATAGCTTCTTCTAATCCGGTATTGTGGCGTGATATAACGTTGCAAAATCGTAAGGAGCTTTCTGGACAGCTAAATACTTGGCTTGCCGAAATGACACATGTTAAAGAGCTACTTGAGCAAGGAGAAGAAACAGAAATTGAACAGTATTTTGCCGTCGCAAGAGATGTGCGAGATGAATTGCCGATTTCTACGGGTGCCTTCTTTATGCCGTTTGATTTATATGTAGACATTCCGGATTATCCTGGTGTAATTTCAGAAATTACGGGGTATTTGGCAGAGGAACATATTAGTATCATAAATATCCGCATCGTTGAAACACGTGTGGACGTCTTCGGAATTTTAGTCATTAGCTTCCAAAATAGTGATGACCGCGAGCGAGCAGCAAAATGTATTGCACACCGCGCGAATTTTGAGACGTATATAGCTTAA
- a CDS encoding DUF1405 domain-containing protein, with the protein MKSIMMQGWYMITHRAFLTLLLIINVLGTAYGYYWYKGQLAITEPKFYIFVPDSPTASLFFCIAIIGWLLGKNFKLVEVLALITLIKYGLWAVVMNLLTLAESGSIGGTGWMLIFSHFMMAVQAVLYLPKYRFGVVHVILAAIWTLHNDVIDYVFGQMPMYRVLDLYTSQIGYFTFWLSICCILLAYLEARKREYLQQM; encoded by the coding sequence ATGAAATCAATTATGATGCAAGGCTGGTATATGATAACGCACCGTGCGTTTTTAACATTGCTCTTAATCATTAACGTATTAGGGACAGCATATGGTTACTATTGGTATAAAGGTCAGCTAGCTATTACCGAGCCGAAATTTTATATTTTTGTACCAGATAGCCCAACAGCAAGTTTATTTTTCTGTATTGCTATTATTGGTTGGCTACTCGGCAAAAACTTTAAGCTTGTGGAAGTGCTGGCACTCATTACACTGATTAAATATGGGTTATGGGCGGTTGTAATGAACTTGTTAACCCTAGCGGAATCGGGTTCAATAGGTGGGACAGGTTGGATGCTTATTTTTTCACATTTTATGATGGCGGTTCAAGCAGTGCTCTATTTACCTAAGTACCGGTTCGGTGTTGTTCATGTGATCCTTGCGGCGATTTGGACGCTCCATAATGACGTGATCGACTATGTGTTTGGGCAAATGCCAATGTACAGAGTGCTTGACCTATATACTAGTCAAATTGGGTATTTTACGTTCTGGCTGTCTATTTGCTGTATTTTGCTTGCTTATTTAGAAGCTCGCAAGCGTGAATATTTGCAACAGATGTAA
- a CDS encoding tetratricopeptide repeat protein, with protein MNDMLQAIQNGDLAQIDVLLESFLINEAPAEQYEIAEVFMQYGYINEADRVFEHLQFLFPEEAQIAIDRATVLMEKGEEDDALDLLMGVPDDAPEYPQTLLVLADYYQMQGLFEVAEQRINEALQILPLEPLLQFAKAELLFETGRFTEAVRIYEELYEIDKTFAGVSLAQRLAEVYRAGAGYEAAFEYYMEALEEDVTPDLLFGSAYAAFQTQKYELAIKQLEDLKELDPDYFSAYLLLAESYAMLEDNKQALVAIKEGLKRDEYDKSLFLFAGKMALKNSLSEEAIGYLQEAIALDPEYMEAILVLMSVYTTEQRYEAVIDLYEFVKRNEFDWSALYPFVAEAYDKEEQFEKAYEIYTLAYNDFKEDVSFLEKYCYFLLEEGKREEAKQIAQQLMALQPAEQQWSDLFDRFE; from the coding sequence ATGAACGATATGCTACAAGCAATTCAAAATGGAGATTTAGCACAAATTGATGTGCTTTTAGAAAGTTTTTTAATAAACGAAGCACCGGCTGAACAATATGAAATTGCTGAGGTTTTTATGCAATATGGTTATATAAATGAAGCAGACCGCGTTTTTGAACATTTACAATTCCTATTCCCAGAAGAGGCGCAAATTGCGATTGACCGTGCAACCGTGCTAATGGAAAAGGGCGAGGAAGATGATGCACTGGATTTATTAATGGGCGTTCCAGACGATGCACCTGAATATCCGCAAACATTACTCGTTCTGGCGGATTATTACCAAATGCAAGGATTATTTGAAGTAGCGGAGCAGCGCATTAACGAAGCACTTCAAATTTTACCATTGGAACCATTATTACAATTTGCTAAGGCAGAGCTATTATTTGAAACAGGCCGTTTTACTGAAGCTGTTCGTATTTACGAAGAACTATATGAAATCGATAAAACATTTGCCGGTGTATCACTTGCGCAGCGTTTAGCGGAAGTTTATCGTGCCGGAGCTGGCTATGAGGCGGCGTTTGAATATTATATGGAGGCGCTAGAAGAAGATGTTACACCAGACTTATTATTTGGCTCAGCTTATGCTGCCTTCCAAACGCAAAAATATGAGCTTGCAATTAAGCAACTTGAAGATTTAAAAGAACTAGATCCCGATTATTTCTCAGCTTATTTATTATTAGCGGAAAGCTATGCGATGCTTGAAGATAACAAACAAGCGCTTGTTGCGATTAAAGAAGGTTTAAAGCGTGACGAGTACGATAAATCATTATTTCTATTTGCAGGGAAGATGGCGCTGAAAAATAGCTTATCTGAGGAAGCAATCGGTTACTTGCAGGAGGCCATTGCACTTGATCCTGAGTACATGGAAGCAATTTTAGTGTTAATGTCTGTCTATACAACAGAGCAGCGCTACGAGGCAGTAATTGATCTATACGAATTTGTAAAACGCAATGAATTTGATTGGTCTGCACTGTATCCATTTGTTGCAGAAGCGTATGATAAAGAAGAACAGTTTGAAAAAGCATATGAAATTTACACGCTTGCATATAATGATTTCAAAGAAGATGTATCATTTTTAGAAAAATACTGCTACTTCTTATTAGAAGAAGGCAAACGTGAAGAGGCAAAACAAATTGCACAGCAGCTGATGGCACTACAACCTGCCGAGCAGCAATGGTCGGACCTATTTGATCGCTTTGAGTAA
- the aroB gene encoding 3-dehydroquinate synthase, translated as MNIPVRTASHSYDVTIGNGILKAAVLRYAQLIEQSDKVFVLTDERVWEAQQSYFTANFPFDFHVFVMPSGESCKSFDNYNATQTFLLEKKCTRKSLVIAFGGGAVGDLAGFVAATYMRGISFIQVPTTILAHDSAVGGKTAINHALGKNMIGAFYQPQAVLYDTQLLRTLSKKEVRSGMAEVIKHAMISDAEWLQQLMNGDKVTALSEDLLGNYLAAGVRVKAAIVEEDETEQSVRKYLNLGHTYGHAMEAAAGYGGLAHGEAVMIGLVYSLLLSERYGTIDRSFTTSFLTFAVENGYPFEAVSKFSFDELIEYLLKDKKADYGILQFVLLEEVGKPFVQKIELAECREIDKQFRNLLAEVLI; from the coding sequence ATGAACATTCCAGTGCGTACTGCATCTCATTCGTATGATGTAACGATCGGTAACGGCATTTTAAAAGCAGCCGTGTTACGTTATGCTCAACTTATCGAGCAATCTGATAAAGTGTTTGTGCTAACAGACGAACGCGTTTGGGAAGCACAACAATCTTATTTTACAGCCAACTTTCCATTTGACTTTCATGTTTTTGTCATGCCATCGGGAGAGAGCTGTAAAAGCTTTGATAACTATAATGCGACACAAACATTTTTATTAGAAAAGAAATGCACGCGTAAATCACTTGTGATCGCATTTGGTGGAGGTGCTGTGGGAGATTTAGCGGGTTTTGTGGCGGCAACGTATATGCGCGGTATCTCGTTTATTCAAGTGCCGACAACCATCCTAGCGCATGACTCAGCGGTTGGTGGCAAAACAGCGATCAACCATGCACTTGGAAAAAATATGATCGGAGCCTTTTATCAGCCGCAAGCGGTCTTGTATGACACGCAGCTGCTGCGCACACTTAGCAAAAAAGAAGTGCGCTCAGGAATGGCTGAAGTAATTAAGCATGCGATGATTTCAGATGCAGAGTGGTTACAGCAACTCATGAATGGTGATAAAGTAACAGCATTATCTGAAGACCTACTGGGAAATTATTTAGCAGCGGGTGTGAGGGTAAAAGCCGCAATTGTCGAAGAGGATGAAACGGAGCAATCTGTTAGGAAGTATTTAAACTTAGGTCATACATATGGTCATGCGATGGAAGCTGCAGCTGGTTACGGTGGTTTAGCGCACGGTGAAGCGGTAATGATAGGACTTGTGTATAGTTTATTACTAAGTGAGCGCTATGGCACGATTGATCGTAGCTTCACGACGTCATTTTTAACATTTGCTGTTGAAAACGGCTACCCATTTGAAGCGGTGAGCAAGTTTAGCTTTGATGAACTAATCGAATATCTATTAAAGGATAAAAAAGCGGATTATGGCATTTTGCAATTTGTTTTATTAGAAGAAGTAGGCAAGCCATTTGTTCAAAAAATTGAGTTAGCAGAGTGTCGAGAGATAGACAAACAATTTAGAAATTTATTAGCGGAGGTGCTGATATGA
- the aroA gene encoding 3-phosphoshikimate 1-carboxyvinyltransferase translates to MSEKTIQFDQPQLKGTITVPGDKSISHRSVMFGSIAKGTTTVEGFLLGEDCLSTIDCFRKLGVKIDVNGTNVVIESPGMDGWAEPKEVLYTGNSGTTTRLMLGILGGTKLHTIMTGDASIGKRPMRRVADPLRLMGAQIAGRENGQYTPLAIQGTDLQAIDYTMPVASAQVKSAILLAGLRAQGTTIVRESEVSRDHTERMLRQFGAIIDVTDGVVSFEGGQQLTGTHVNVPGDISSAAFFLVAGAITKGSEIILKNVGVNETRAGIIEVLEKMGAAMRVGIENEQAAEPTATITISTSDLQATTIEGNIIPRLIDEIPILALLATQATGTTVIKDAEELKVKETDRITAVVTELKKLGANIEATDDGMIINGPTKLHGGALKSYGDHRIGMMAAVAALVTDDPVTLDDAACIAVSYPTFFEHLETLLQR, encoded by the coding sequence ATGAGTGAGAAAACGATTCAGTTTGATCAACCGCAGCTAAAAGGAACGATCACTGTGCCTGGCGATAAATCGATTTCGCATCGTTCGGTCATGTTTGGCTCCATTGCTAAAGGAACGACGACAGTTGAAGGATTTTTACTAGGGGAAGACTGCCTAAGTACAATTGATTGCTTCCGAAAGCTTGGCGTTAAAATTGACGTAAACGGTACAAATGTAGTAATTGAAAGCCCTGGTATGGACGGCTGGGCAGAGCCGAAAGAGGTACTCTATACAGGAAACTCAGGCACAACAACGCGTTTAATGCTCGGCATCTTAGGCGGAACAAAGCTACATACAATAATGACCGGTGATGCATCGATTGGTAAACGCCCTATGCGCCGTGTTGCTGATCCGCTACGTTTAATGGGGGCGCAAATTGCCGGTCGAGAAAATGGACAATATACACCACTCGCTATTCAAGGAACGGATTTACAAGCTATTGATTACACAATGCCTGTTGCTAGTGCACAAGTAAAATCTGCTATTTTACTTGCAGGACTACGTGCACAAGGGACAACGATTGTGCGTGAAAGTGAAGTTTCACGTGACCATACAGAGCGAATGCTACGCCAATTTGGTGCAATAATAGACGTAACGGATGGTGTCGTTTCATTTGAAGGCGGTCAGCAATTAACGGGAACTCATGTGAATGTGCCTGGAGATATTTCTTCAGCAGCATTTTTCTTAGTTGCCGGTGCGATTACAAAAGGTAGTGAGATAATATTAAAAAATGTTGGTGTCAATGAAACACGCGCAGGCATTATTGAAGTATTAGAGAAAATGGGCGCCGCAATGCGAGTTGGGATCGAGAATGAGCAAGCAGCAGAACCAACGGCAACGATTACGATTAGTACATCCGATTTACAAGCAACGACAATTGAAGGAAACATTATTCCGCGTTTAATAGATGAAATTCCGATTTTAGCCCTACTTGCTACACAAGCAACGGGCACAACAGTAATTAAAGATGCAGAAGAACTAAAAGTAAAAGAAACTGACCGCATTACAGCTGTTGTAACAGAACTGAAAAAACTGGGTGCAAATATTGAAGCAACGGATGACGGTATGATTATTAACGGACCAACAAAGCTTCACGGCGGTGCCTTAAAATCATACGGCGACCACCGTATTGGCATGATGGCGGCTGTGGCAGCGCTCGTTACAGATGACCCCGTAACGCTTGATGATGCAGCATGTATTGCCGTTTCCTACCCAACATTTTTTGAGCATTTAGAAACACTTCTTCAAAGGTAA
- a CDS encoding zinc metallopeptidase, producing MGMFIVYFAIIMLLPIYAQMKVKSTYKKFAKVPAQKGMTGAQVARLILDQHGLTDVRVVPTQGVLSDHYNPATKTVALSEDNYYNTSIAGTAVAAHEVGHAIQHKEAYSLLTLRAKLVPVANISSNFSWVFVMIGIFAQFSGLLLLGIVLLAVGVVFQIVTLPVEFDASKRAMNEVVSLGIIGNNEERSARKVLNAAALTYVAAAAVAVLELVRLVLIYTGMRSDD from the coding sequence ATGGGAATGTTTATAGTTTACTTTGCGATTATTATGCTATTACCTATATATGCGCAGATGAAGGTAAAAAGCACATATAAAAAGTTTGCAAAAGTTCCAGCACAAAAGGGGATGACGGGTGCGCAAGTTGCTCGTTTAATATTAGATCAGCACGGATTAACAGATGTGCGTGTAGTACCGACACAAGGCGTTTTATCAGATCACTACAATCCAGCAACTAAAACAGTTGCACTATCTGAAGACAATTATTACAACACTTCGATTGCAGGTACAGCGGTAGCAGCGCATGAGGTTGGCCATGCAATTCAGCATAAAGAAGCATATTCGTTATTAACACTACGTGCAAAACTAGTACCTGTAGCAAATATATCTTCTAACTTCTCATGGGTTTTCGTTATGATTGGTATTTTTGCACAATTTTCAGGATTACTTTTATTAGGTATTGTGTTACTTGCAGTTGGAGTAGTTTTCCAAATTGTTACACTTCCAGTAGAGTTTGATGCTTCGAAGCGAGCGATGAATGAAGTTGTGTCACTTGGTATTATTGGTAATAATGAAGAACGATCTGCTCGCAAAGTGCTAAATGCAGCGGCATTAACATACGTTGCAGCGGCGGCAGTAGCTGTATTAGAGTTAGTACGTTTAGTATTAATTTATACAGGTATGCGTTCAGACGATTAA
- the qcrB gene encoding menaquinol-cytochrome c reductase cytochrome b subunit gives MLNKIYDWVDERLDITPIWRDIADHEVPEHVNPAHHFSAFVYCFGGLTFFITVIQILSGMFLTMYYVPDVENAWKSVYYLQNEVAFGEIVRGMHHWGASLVIVMMFLHTLRVFFTGSYKKPRELNWIVGVGIFGVMLGLGFTGYLLPWDMKALFATKVGIEIAASVPFIGGMIKVLLAGDSAIIGAQTLTRFFAIHVFFLPAVLFGLMAAHFVMIRRQGISGPL, from the coding sequence GTGCTAAATAAAATTTATGATTGGGTCGATGAGCGTTTAGACATCACACCGATTTGGCGTGATATTGCCGACCATGAAGTGCCAGAGCACGTTAACCCTGCACATCACTTTTCAGCATTCGTTTACTGTTTTGGTGGATTAACTTTCTTCATCACAGTAATCCAAATATTATCTGGTATGTTCTTAACAATGTACTACGTACCAGACGTAGAGAATGCTTGGAAATCAGTTTATTACTTACAAAACGAAGTAGCGTTCGGGGAAATCGTTCGCGGTATGCACCACTGGGGAGCTTCATTAGTTATCGTTATGATGTTCTTACATACTCTTCGTGTATTCTTCACAGGTTCATATAAAAAACCTCGTGAATTAAACTGGATTGTGGGCGTTGGTATTTTTGGTGTAATGTTAGGGTTAGGTTTCACAGGTTATTTACTTCCTTGGGACATGAAGGCGTTATTTGCAACGAAGGTAGGTATTGAAATTGCCGCGTCAGTACCATTTATTGGTGGTATGATTAAAGTTTTACTTGCTGGTGATTCTGCAATCATTGGTGCACAAACTTTAACACGTTTCTTTGCAATTCACGTATTCTTCTTACCTGCAGTATTATTTGGATTGATGGCAGCTCACTTTGTGATGATTCGTCGACAAGGTATTTCAGGTCCGCTTTGA